In Melitaea cinxia chromosome 4, ilMelCinx1.1, whole genome shotgun sequence, a single genomic region encodes these proteins:
- the LOC123669861 gene encoding mediator of RNA polymerase II transcription subunit 7: MSSETTQVSSLPLPPLQYINFYTDENVRRNRAPLAPRPIHDSYQMFGHTFNADDTIIRSLESQGFRRLYPMHFERRRELKKLNHSLLANFLDLLDLLVHCPDSPKRAEKVEDLSLLFIHIHHLLNEFRPHQARETLRVMMELQKRQRVETAMRFQKHLDKVQDILQNALQSLPDQNDIESNFKVPTEILEHMDCSQSDNGNQDPCNELDRIMCNVVDNMR, translated from the exons ATGTCTTCAGAAACAACCCAAGTTAGCTCCTTACCATTGCCTCCTTtgcaatatataaatttctatacTGACGAAAATGTACGAAGAAACAGAGCACCTTTGGCACCAAGACCGATTCATGACTCCTACCAAATGTTTGGTCACACGTTTAATGCAGATGATACAATTATTAGATCCCTAGAAAGCCAG GGTTTTCGACGCCTTTATCCAATGCATTTTGAAAGAAGACGAGAGTTAAAAAAACTGAACCACTCGTTGTTGGCAAATTTCTTGGACCTGTTAGACTTGCTGGTTCACTGTCCTGACTCACCTAAAAGAGCAGAAAAAGTAGAAGatcttagtttattatttatacacatacatCATTTGTTAAACGAATTCAGACCACATCAGGCGAGAGAAACATTGAGGGTAATGATGGAATTGCAAAAGCGTCAAAGAGTAGAAACAGCAATgag ATTTCAAAAGCATTTGGATAAAGTTCAAGATATTTTACAAAACGCCCTTCAGAGTTTGCCAGATCAAAATGATATTGAATCTAACTTTAAAGTACCCACAGAGATCTTAGAACATATGGATTGTAGTCAAAGTGATAATGGCAATCAAGACCCTTGTAATGAGTTGGATAGAATTATGTGTAATGTAGTTGATAATATGAGATAA